In Drosophila yakuba strain Tai18E2 chromosome 2R, Prin_Dyak_Tai18E2_2.1, whole genome shotgun sequence, a single genomic region encodes these proteins:
- the LOC120321024 gene encoding uncharacterized protein LOC120321024, with protein MGGLWEAGVKTAKHLLLRAVGSALFNAEELATVLVGIEATMNSRPLGALSQDPSDGEALTPGNLLTGGPLIAAPALRTPDQAGLSCLRRWRLVSSARQTFWRRWSREYVLGLQVRGKWHEEKANVEEGQLVVVAEDNLLPQQWVLGRIVATHAREDGKVRVVDLRRSDGAIFRRAIHKLAPLPIC; from the coding sequence ATGGGCGGACTatgggaggcaggtgtgaaaactgcaaagcacCTACTCCTTCGAGCGGTGGGCAGCGCACTTTTCAACGCCGAAGAGCTGGCAACAGTCCTCGTCGGGATCGAGGCCACTATGAACTCGCGGCCCCTCGGAGCGCTCAGCCAGGACCCAAGCGACGGAGAGGCGCTAACTCCCGGGAACCTGCTGACAGGCGGGCCGCTcatcgcagcaccagcactccgGACCCCGGACCAGGCGGGTCTCAGTTGCTTGCGGCGATGGCGGCTTGTCTCGTCAGCCAGGCAAACGTTCTGGCGGCGATGGTCCCGGGAATATGTCCTGGGCCTTCAGGTTCGGGGCAAATGGCACGAGGAGAAGGCCAACGTTGAGGAGGGCCAACTCGTCGTCGTGGCAGAGGACAACCTGCTGCCTCAACAGTGGGTCCTGGGAAGGATCGTCGCGACGCACGCAAGAGAGGACGGCAAGGTCAGGGTCGTCGACCTTAGGAGGAGTGATGGAGCCATCTTCCGGAGGGCGATCCACAAGCTGGCGCCGCTGCCGATTTGTTGA